The Ignicoccus islandicus DSM 13165 sequence GAAGGAGTTCCGGGCGTTTCGCTTTCACGCAACCGTTCTTCAGTAGATTTACTATAAGGTCCCTTACATCCACTGCGCTCCACCGAAGTTCCCTTCCCCAGTTCCTTCAAGATCTTTACTAGACTCGCCTAGAGACAGCAATCTTCGTAAGAGATCTTAATCTTACCGAATCAGTATTAACCAAAGTCAAGCACAGTACTGCGGGCGTGGGCAAGAGTAATGACGATTGAGGATCGAGTAAGGAACATTATTAGTTACGCGCTCTTCGGGGCAACTCTGATCCTTTCAACATACAATTTATACTATTCATTACCTCTATGGGTTCTATTAGTAATTTACGGTTTCAAAACTAATAGGAGCTTGACTACCTTTCTTCTAACTAGAGTAATAGATGCCCTAATAGTCCTTCTAGCGGTCCTCGTGATTACAGTAGCAATGTTCAGTGGAACAATCGCCGAAATAAAGAAGGAAATGATAATTGATAACATAAAGAGAAGTGTAATGTCGAACCCGCAACTCGTCCAGAAATTAGGGGAGCACGTAAAGGAATACATCCAAGAGACTGCTGAGAAGATAATAAAGGCTCAAGGACTGGATAGGCCGTGGTACGAGAACCTCCCGGCCTACCTTTCCGGCGTAGTGACCCTCGATTTGAAGAGTCAGATACTCACCTCCAATAGCGGTTCCAGGGTAGTTAGGGACATAATTATGGAGAGGTTGCCGAAAACAGTCTTACTCTTCACAACTTCAACAATAGTAACGATCGTAATAGGCATAGTGGTTGGCATGATTGCAGCCAAGAAGAGGGGAAGCTTGCTAGATAAGCTCGTAACGGTGTTTGCCATGATTACCGCGAGCTTCCCGATGTGGTGGGTTGGTATGATAATGATCCAAGTGTTCGCTTACGCCTTAAACGTCTTTCCTTCGGGAGGAATGCACACCATACCGCCGCCTAGCGGAATAGATTACTACTTAGACCTCCTATGGCACATGGCCCTTCCCCTCATGACTATAGTGCTCGTCTCGTTCGGCGGTTGGGCATACGTTACTAGGAACATACTCTTGGGAACCTTAAAAGAGGACTTCGTGCTAGCAGCTAAGGCACGTGGATTGTTAGAAAGAACGGTACTGATTAGGCACGTTTTGAGACCCTCCCTACCACCGATTGTAACTATAATGGCCCTCAGCTTACTAGCCTCCCTTACTGGCGCGATAATCACTGAAATAGTCTTCAATTGGCCCGGAATGGGAATGCTATTCTGGGAGGCAATAGAAACCCTTGACGTTCCCGTAATACTCGGGTTAACCTACGTTTCTACATTGCTTTTCGTCGTAACGATGTTGATCTTGGACATCGTTTACGCTATACTCGATCCTAGGGTAAGGAGGTGAGTGGTACTTTGATTCGAGAAGTTCTGTCCCAACGAGCTGGTCTGCTTGGAGTAGTGCTCCTCTTGATCTTGGTTACCGCGTCAGTAATTACACCCACTATTTACGGAGAGTACTACTCTTTATGGAAGGACACGGACTATTGGGCGATATATCCCAAGGCAGTCCCCCCATCGTGGATCAACTACTTCTCTTCACAGAAATTACCCGAAACGGAGGTAATAGGACCTAGTAACGTAACTTCGAGTAAGGTATACGGGGTAGCGAAGAAGGTAACTTTAGTATTCTCAATTGACTATCATTACGACGTTCCCCCGCAAGACCTCCTCCTAAAGCTCAATTCGAGCTACCAATCACCTCCCGCTGTAGTCTTGATCGTTAAAAGGCCCGATGGCACTGCTATTAAATTACTTCAAACTTCCGCGTCCCAGCTCCAAGAGATAATCTCTATAAATACACTCGATCTCGTCAAGAACAGCTTGTACTCGTGGCTCCTCGAGAAAGGCGCTAACGTTACGTCTCCTAGCGCAATAATTCCTTCTGAGGTCATATTCAAGGAACTGGATGGAAATAGGGTCCTGAAAGGTAAGTATGAATTCGTCATTGAAGCAATTGGAATCGGGAACTTTACTTTAGATTGCGAAATGATACTTGAAGGCAAGGTTTACGGTCTACTTGGAACCGATGTGTTCGGCAGGGACCTTTTCATTTACTTAGCGCTGGGACTGCCATATGGAATGCTAGTAGGCATCCTTTCCAGCTTAATAGCGTCTCTAATAGGAACAATTTACGGACTCGTAAGCGGATACTTCGGTGGAATTACTGACAAGGTTATGCAAAGAGTACTGGAAACTTGGTACTCCATACCCGCGTTACCGCTACTTATAATGGCTGCAATAGTGTTCAAACCTTCGATATGGTTAATCATAGTATTCATTTCGATATTCGCGTGGATGGGAGTAGCTAAGGTAATTAGATCAATGACTCTCCAAGTGAAGAACAGCACCTTCGTAATTGCTGCCAGAGCATCTGGTGCTACTAATAAATGGATAATGTTCAAGCACATACTACCCCAACTACTCCCCTACACCATGGCTCAAGTCGCGCTAGGAGTTCCGGGAGCTATAATAACTGAGCTCTCTCTAGACTTCCTAGGCTTAGGTGACCCTAACGTACCTACTTGGGGTTGGATTCTCCATGATGCGAACGTTTACGGAGCGGCCGTTAATGGATACTGGTGGTGGATCGCGCCCCCAGGTCTAATGGCGGCCATACTCGGCCTAACTTTCGCCCTCATAGGATATGCCATGGACGTGGTACTCAATCCCAGGTTAAGGGAGTGATTGGAGGTGAGAGAGCGTGATAGAGGTAAACGATCTCAAAGTATACTATTATAGCTATAGAGGGGTCGTTAAGGCAGTAGACGGGGTGTCCTTCCAATTAAGAGAAGGAAGGAGCTTAGGCATTGCGGGAGAAAGCGGCTGTGGGAAATCCACCACTGCCATGGCATTAATGAGGCTAATAGAGCCCCCTGGCAAGATAGTTAACGGTAGCATTAAGATAGACGACGCGGACATACTGCAATTAGACGAGAAGACTCTTAGGAAGGAAATCAGGTGGAAGAAAATAAGTATGGTATTCCAGGGAGCCATGAACTCCTTAACGCCAGTATATACTGTCTTCCAACACTTCGTCGAAACTGCCAAAGCACACGGCTATCAAGCCGGAAAGGAGGAGTTACGCGAAAAAGCAATAGAACTTCTCAAGAAGGTCGGTCTAAAAGAGGACGTTCTATATAGGTATCCTCACGAACTTTCGGGAGGACAGAAGCAAAGGGTAGTAATTGCATTAGCGTTACTTCTGAACCCTAAGTACTTGATTGCAGACGAACCTACTACTGCATTGGACGTAGTGGTTCAAGCCCAAATACTAAACGAACTGAAGAAGCTTCAAGAGAGCGGTATAAGCGTCATACTGATCACGCACGACCTCGGAGTCCTAAGCGAACTCAGTGACGACGTAATGGTGATGTACGCTGGTAAAGTAGTTGAGTACGGTCCCATAGAAAAGGTCCTAGGTAACCCGTTACACCCCTATACTAAACTTCTATTAGACGCAACTCCCAAGCTCCGCGGAGGGGAACTGAAATGGATACCGGGAAGTCCTCCAAACTTGATCGATCCCCCTCGAGGATGTAGGTTCGGACCGAGGTGTCCGTACCGCTTCGATAAGTGCGATACAGAGCCCGAGCTGATAGAAGTCGAACACAACCACTGGGTGGCGTGCCACCTTTACCGATGAGGTTCTGGTCCGGGTCCCGATTCGTGAGGAAAGTCTATGGCCCCCCTATCCGAGGGTATTTCCCCAACCATCTAACTAGATTAAGGAATACCGCGTTCTTCACGTCCTCCTCACTTACGCCCTTATCGGAAGATATTATTCCGATTAGTTTCCTCACCCGACTCGGTCTCAAAACCACTCCCCTGTAATTGTAGGGTCCGTCGCTCTCAGTCAAGATTGCTTTCAAAGGCGTAGCTTGAAGGACCTTCAAGTGCTTTCTCTGAATATCAATAGCGGCGTTTATTCCTATGAAGTATCCTTGACCAACTATTTCCTCTAGCAAGTCTAAGGGGCCGTTGTACCAATGAAAGTAAGCCCTCTTAATATCGTACTTAATTAAGAGATCGAATACTTCCCTCCATGCGTCTAGGGCGTGCAAATTGAGCGGTACGTCGTATTCCCTCGACATTCTCAAGAACGCTTCGAAGAACCTCCTCGCTTTTTCCTTGTTTCGCACGTACCTGTTATCTAACCCCACTTCCCCTAAGCAATCAGCATTTTCGATTAGGGACTCTATTTCAATTAGGTCCTTCTCCGAAGCCTCTTCTACGCTCCACGGATGGACCCCTATGCACTTAATAGCATTCATTTCCAAGGTCTTCTTCGAAGATTCCAGATCATCGGATACAGCCACTATGACGTCTACTTCATTAGACATAGATGGGTCCTCGTGTAAGTGGACGTGAGCGTCTACCAGCGGCGCCCCAGCTCCCTTCCAGTTCAACATTTAGCTCAAGCCCCGATTAACTCGGAAGGGAGGTATTTTCACTCGATTAGAAGGCTTCGAACCTCAGCAAACCAACCACGTCTCCGAACGCCCTCAACCTCTCGCCAGCCTCAGTATCTCTGGGAACTATTATCACTTCAGCTCTCGTCTTCTCCGCGTTTTCTATGGTTTGGATCGCTTTCTCTCTTATCTCGTCGTTCTCATGATGAAGTAATCGATCGGATATGACTAGCTTCTCGATAGCACCCATTACGGAGGCGTTGAGGCAATCCTCTAGGCCGTAG is a genomic window containing:
- a CDS encoding ABC transporter permease — encoded protein: MSGTLIREVLSQRAGLLGVVLLLILVTASVITPTIYGEYYSLWKDTDYWAIYPKAVPPSWINYFSSQKLPETEVIGPSNVTSSKVYGVAKKVTLVFSIDYHYDVPPQDLLLKLNSSYQSPPAVVLIVKRPDGTAIKLLQTSASQLQEIISINTLDLVKNSLYSWLLEKGANVTSPSAIIPSEVIFKELDGNRVLKGKYEFVIEAIGIGNFTLDCEMILEGKVYGLLGTDVFGRDLFIYLALGLPYGMLVGILSSLIASLIGTIYGLVSGYFGGITDKVMQRVLETWYSIPALPLLIMAAIVFKPSIWLIIVFISIFAWMGVAKVIRSMTLQVKNSTFVIAARASGATNKWIMFKHILPQLLPYTMAQVALGVPGAIITELSLDFLGLGDPNVPTWGWILHDANVYGAAVNGYWWWIAPPGLMAAILGLTFALIGYAMDVVLNPRLRE
- a CDS encoding ABC transporter permease produces the protein MTIEDRVRNIISYALFGATLILSTYNLYYSLPLWVLLVIYGFKTNRSLTTFLLTRVIDALIVLLAVLVITVAMFSGTIAEIKKEMIIDNIKRSVMSNPQLVQKLGEHVKEYIQETAEKIIKAQGLDRPWYENLPAYLSGVVTLDLKSQILTSNSGSRVVRDIIMERLPKTVLLFTTSTIVTIVIGIVVGMIAAKKRGSLLDKLVTVFAMITASFPMWWVGMIMIQVFAYALNVFPSGGMHTIPPPSGIDYYLDLLWHMALPLMTIVLVSFGGWAYVTRNILLGTLKEDFVLAAKARGLLERTVLIRHVLRPSLPPIVTIMALSLLASLTGAIITEIVFNWPGMGMLFWEAIETLDVPVILGLTYVSTLLFVVTMLILDIVYAILDPRVRR
- a CDS encoding ABC transporter ATP-binding protein; the protein is MIEVNDLKVYYYSYRGVVKAVDGVSFQLREGRSLGIAGESGCGKSTTAMALMRLIEPPGKIVNGSIKIDDADILQLDEKTLRKEIRWKKISMVFQGAMNSLTPVYTVFQHFVETAKAHGYQAGKEELREKAIELLKKVGLKEDVLYRYPHELSGGQKQRVVIALALLLNPKYLIADEPTTALDVVVQAQILNELKKLQESGISVILITHDLGVLSELSDDVMVMYAGKVVEYGPIEKVLGNPLHPYTKLLLDATPKLRGGELKWIPGSPPNLIDPPRGCRFGPRCPYRFDKCDTEPELIEVEHNHWVACHLYR
- a CDS encoding TatD family hydrolase, producing MLNWKGAGAPLVDAHVHLHEDPSMSNEVDVIVAVSDDLESSKKTLEMNAIKCIGVHPWSVEEASEKDLIEIESLIENADCLGEVGLDNRYVRNKEKARRFFEAFLRMSREYDVPLNLHALDAWREVFDLLIKYDIKRAYFHWYNGPLDLLEEIVGQGYFIGINAAIDIQRKHLKVLQATPLKAILTESDGPYNYRGVVLRPSRVRKLIGIISSDKGVSEEDVKNAVFLNLVRWLGKYPRIGGP